In Chitinophagaceae bacterium C216, the genomic stretch GAAAAAGTATTTATATTGGCTTATGATCGAACCAAAAGCAGGAAGATTACTGGTTGCGAATCCACACCTTGACGACCCCAACTTCCTCAGGAGTGTGATATTTCTATGCGAACATAATGAGGAGGGGAGTTTTGGATTTGTGCTGAACCGAAAGTTGGATTATACTGTAGATGAATTGGTACCCGAGCTGGGCGATTTTCAATTGCCCGTATATGAAGGTGGACCGGTAGAGTTGCATACACTTCATTTCTTGCATCAATATCCTGAGCAGATACCCGGCGGTCAGGAGGTGATGGAAGGCGTATATTGGGGTGGTGAATTTGAAAAACTCATAGAATTGATTAATTCCCGTACTATAGATACTGATAAAATAAGATTTTATTTAGGATACAGTGGCTGGGGGGCCGGGCAACTGGCTTCCGAAATGGATGAAAACACTTGGATTGTTTCTGAAGCCTCAAAAAAGTTTCTTTTTGCTTCTAATGAAAAAGAGTTATGGAAAGCCGTTCTGAAAGAATTGGGTGGTACCTATGAGTTATTCATAAATGCCCCTGTAGACCCAAGGTTGAATTAATAAGAAATTAGAGAATTAAAACAAAAAGCAATGAAACGATTAGTATTGGTATGTATCATGAGCACAACTATATTCTTATCGGGTTGTGACACGTTGAAAAACGTTGCAAGTAGTTTATCAGCTTTTGAAGTGGCACAAGGACTGAAGGAAGCACTCACACAAGGACTGTTCAGCGGCTTTGATGCATTTGCCAATCCCAATAAGGGCAATCCATTGGTGCGGTTTGCTTTTCCAGGTGAAGCAGAAAAAATCGAAAAAACACTTCGTGATTTGGGGCTTAGTTCCGTAGTGAATAACGTAACTGCAAAGTATACTAATGCTATGTCTCAGGCGGTGAAACAAGCCAAACCCATATTCCTGAATTCTGTAAAGAATATGAACATCACTGATGCCATGAATATTTTGTTGAGTAATAACCAACACGCTGCTACGGAATACTTTAAAAAGTCGATGAGTCCGCAACTCATGACGGCATTTCGTCCTATCGTGGACAGTACGGTGCGGGTTAGTGGTGCCGGTAGTGAGTACAGTAAAATCGTATCAGCCTATAATGCTATTCCTTTAGTTACCAAAAAACTGGAACCTAATCTAAATGATTTTATTGCAGCTAGAGCTATTGACGCTATGTTCTTGTATGTAGCTAATAAGGAAGAAGAGATCCGTTCTAATATATCAGCAAGAAATACGCCTTTATTGCAAAGAGTATTTGGTTATGCTGATATGCATAAAGGAATCAATAGTGGGGGCAACCGCAATTAGATGATTACATTTTTTACGGAGCG encodes the following:
- a CDS encoding hypothetical protein (UPF0301 protein VC_0467), which translates into the protein MNLVKKYLYWLMIEPKAGRLLVANPHLDDPNFLRSVIFLCEHNEEGSFGFVLNRKLDYTVDELVPELGDFQLPVYEGGPVELHTLHFLHQYPEQIPGGQEVMEGVYWGGEFEKLIELINSRTIDTDKIRFYLGYSGWGAGQLASEMDENTWIVSEASKKFLFASNEKELWKAVLKELGGTYELFINAPVDPRLN